The Kroppenstedtia pulmonis genome has a segment encoding these proteins:
- a CDS encoding anti-phage deoxyguanosine triphosphatase, with protein MTLSDNRFYQKWDQERKVKRSSRSGLDIRSEFERDYGRIIHSAAFRRLQSKKQVLGIDMGDFHRTRLTHSMETAQIARGITLSLNHRSEALTEGFRINPSLVEAAALAHDLGHPPFGHEGESALNKCMKKYGGFEGNAHTFRLLTRLEGKTGEGLNLTRGLLMGVVKYPIIYDDAQSQLNPDVVDPPKASVFSCDQDYFEWLLQSLTAEERSFYLARKRIGEDPQSPKQTLHLSFECSLIELADDIAYATHDLEDAVNLRLVDVEELREVLDQEEVRNRYEEWSRAVQRMDRLHPRQQDFNADLKKVFSDIISAFVHHIRLTTVGPPSFCNRLRYRANLPRDLRRMMDALKQKVEERVIQSPQVRTMGWKGERVVRKLFEAYCQEERLLPENDRRKIQQGPDSRYRVVCDYIAGMTDPFALKMVDRLYGSTR; from the coding sequence ATGACGCTGTCTGACAACCGTTTTTATCAGAAATGGGATCAGGAACGGAAAGTAAAGAGGAGTAGCCGGAGCGGGTTGGATATAAGAAGCGAGTTTGAACGTGACTACGGGCGCATTATTCATAGTGCCGCTTTTCGCCGGTTGCAGTCAAAAAAACAAGTATTGGGCATTGATATGGGGGACTTTCATCGCACTCGATTGACTCACTCTATGGAGACAGCTCAAATAGCCAGGGGAATCACACTTTCACTCAATCATCGTTCGGAAGCGTTGACAGAAGGTTTTCGAATCAATCCCTCCTTGGTGGAAGCCGCCGCTTTGGCTCATGACCTGGGCCACCCTCCTTTTGGACATGAAGGAGAAAGTGCTCTAAACAAGTGTATGAAAAAGTACGGAGGCTTTGAAGGAAACGCCCATACCTTTCGACTGTTGACCCGTTTGGAAGGGAAGACAGGAGAAGGATTAAACCTGACCAGGGGTCTGCTGATGGGAGTGGTGAAATATCCGATTATTTACGATGATGCACAAAGTCAGTTGAATCCTGATGTTGTTGATCCACCCAAAGCAAGTGTTTTTTCCTGTGATCAGGATTATTTTGAATGGTTGCTTCAATCCCTCACTGCAGAAGAACGTTCTTTTTATCTGGCCCGAAAAAGGATTGGTGAAGATCCCCAATCTCCGAAACAGACCCTTCATCTATCATTTGAATGTTCCCTGATTGAGTTGGCAGATGATATTGCTTATGCCACCCATGACTTGGAAGATGCTGTCAACCTTCGCCTGGTGGATGTGGAAGAATTGAGGGAAGTGTTGGATCAGGAAGAAGTTCGAAATCGTTACGAGGAATGGTCCCGCGCTGTTCAAAGAATGGACCGCCTGCATCCCCGACAGCAAGACTTCAATGCGGATCTGAAAAAAGTTTTTTCGGATATCATTTCAGCTTTTGTTCACCATATTCGCTTAACAACTGTAGGCCCTCCATCTTTTTGCAATCGATTACGGTATCGTGCAAATTTGCCAAGGGATCTAAGGAGAATGATGGATGCTTTGAAGCAGAAAGTAGAAGAACGGGTTATCCAGTCTCCACAGGTCAGGACGATGGGGTGGAAAGGAGAACGGGTGGTCCGAAAACTATTTGAAGCCTACTGTCAGGAAGAACGGTTGTTACCGGAGAATGACCGCAGAAAGATTCAACAGGGTCCTGACAGCCGATACCGTGTGGTTTGTGACTATATTGCCGGAATGACAGATCCCTTTGCACTGAAAATGGTTGACCGCTTGTACGGCTCAACCCGCTAA
- a CDS encoding sodium:solute symporter family protein produces the protein MLGITAVFSLIYLYSIFTDRNIYWGGLSFMVIAYALVYYIGAVTAKNKSDSLNDMMLGGRQIPLWISMFTMASTWVGGGYINGTAEAAYASGLVWAQAPWAYAVSLIIGGIFYARIMRRYEFTTMLDPLESRFGSRITGLLFLAPLTGEIFWSGAILTALGTTFGTILGLDFTTSILLSAAIAIAYTVAGGLWSVVYTDVVQFGMILVGLFLVVPFAIGHTGGFAENWNHYTVGMEKMGANFSSLFPPLDGWKNPDWGAHYWSWWDSALMLIFGAIPWQVYFQRVLSARSENAAMWLSILAGIWAIIAAVPAVLIGTIGFNTDWSAIGIQEPENSAMILPYVLRYLTPEVVGWLGLGALAAAVMSSVDSSILSASSMAAWNVYRPLIKPRASEKQIKKVIKRSIIIMGVAATLIAINVKSVYELWYLCSDFVYCILFPQLTMALFFKGANKYGSATGLVVAFVLRFGGGEPVLGIPQIIPYPLVEDGEILFPFRTLAMVSSLIAIYVVSKLTAKICPPQPLRNLRKI, from the coding sequence ATGTTGGGGATTACTGCCGTTTTCAGCCTTATCTATTTGTATTCCATCTTCACCGATCGTAATATTTACTGGGGCGGATTGTCCTTCATGGTGATTGCATATGCCCTGGTATATTATATTGGAGCGGTTACAGCCAAAAACAAAAGTGACAGCCTCAATGACATGATGTTGGGGGGTCGACAAATCCCTTTGTGGATCTCCATGTTTACAATGGCTTCCACTTGGGTGGGGGGAGGGTACATCAACGGGACTGCCGAAGCTGCCTATGCCAGTGGACTCGTTTGGGCCCAAGCCCCCTGGGCTTATGCCGTCAGCCTTATCATCGGTGGTATCTTCTATGCCCGTATCATGCGTCGCTATGAATTTACCACGATGTTAGATCCCTTGGAATCCCGATTCGGAAGCCGTATTACCGGCCTGTTATTTTTGGCGCCATTAACTGGCGAAATATTCTGGAGTGGAGCTATTCTTACTGCATTGGGCACCACATTCGGAACTATTTTGGGACTTGATTTTACAACCTCCATTCTTTTATCTGCTGCCATCGCCATTGCCTATACCGTTGCAGGCGGCCTTTGGTCCGTGGTCTATACCGATGTCGTCCAATTCGGGATGATTCTGGTGGGACTCTTCCTGGTAGTCCCTTTTGCGATTGGACATACTGGCGGATTTGCTGAAAATTGGAACCACTACACCGTCGGTATGGAAAAAATGGGAGCCAACTTTTCTTCTCTTTTCCCGCCGCTGGACGGGTGGAAAAATCCGGATTGGGGAGCTCACTATTGGAGCTGGTGGGACTCTGCCCTAATGTTGATCTTTGGAGCCATTCCATGGCAAGTTTACTTTCAAAGGGTATTATCTGCCCGTTCAGAAAATGCTGCCATGTGGCTTTCCATCCTTGCAGGTATATGGGCCATTATCGCCGCCGTACCTGCCGTTCTAATCGGAACCATCGGATTTAATACCGACTGGTCTGCCATCGGCATTCAGGAGCCGGAAAATTCCGCCATGATTTTACCTTATGTGTTACGTTATTTAACACCCGAAGTGGTCGGATGGTTAGGTCTCGGAGCCTTGGCTGCGGCGGTTATGTCCTCCGTCGATTCCTCCATTCTGTCTGCCTCATCCATGGCAGCGTGGAATGTTTACCGCCCCTTGATCAAGCCCCGCGCAAGCGAAAAACAAATAAAAAAAGTGATCAAACGTTCGATTATCATTATGGGTGTGGCTGCGACACTGATTGCCATCAATGTGAAAAGCGTGTACGAACTTTGGTATCTGTGCAGTGATTTCGTCTACTGTATCCTGTTTCCTCAGTTAACCATGGCACTTTTCTTCAAAGGAGCCAATAAATACGGTTCTGCCACGGGACTTGTCGTCGCATTTGTTCTTCGTTTCGGTGGGGGTGAACCGGTATTGGGTATCCCTCAGATCATTCCCTATCCCCTGGTGGAAGACGGTGAGATTCTCTTTCCTTTTCGAACATTGGCCATGGTGTCCAGCTTAATTGCTATTTATGTCGTATCCAAATTGACTGCAAAAATTTGTCCACCCCAGCCTTTGCGCAATTTGAGGAAGATTTAA
- a CDS encoding glycosyl hydrolase family 18 protein, with protein MLSKRSVLFKGIVLCLTALLVLTLYPGLQSASAASSGPPGAVVISHTHWNNDGNYKIELNMWWGNNGTSWKLYENGKLVHEEELKDNSPQAQHASKEFTKKSGGTYTYKAELINSYGSVESNEVKLQVPGEGEVPDDDEPPTAPQNLSLDSKTANTVSLKWDASQDNIGVTGYNVYRNDVKIATVQTNSYKDTGLKADTEYDYFVESFDAKGNTSKPSNKLVVRTSKNGDDGNEEPRQKVIAYYPSWATYGRDYQIADIDASKVTHINYAFSNIANGEMVLGDSYADTDKAFPGDCWEPGCKRGNFNQLNKLKQKHPHVKTLISVGGWTWSNNFSDVALTDASRTKFADSAVRFVREYGFDGVDVDWEYPVEGGLVDGRPEDKQNFTLLLKKMKEKLDDAGKEDGKDYLLTIATGANPKYVQNTELDKVQAQLDWINIMTYDFHGGWDKVSGNNAPLYFDPDDPSSAPETSNVDAAVEGHLKAGVPKEKLIMGLPFYGRGWDGCAEANNGQYQECSNPAREGTWEPGIFDFSHLEEEYINKNGYTRYWNDKAKVPYLYNPATKTFISYDDEESIGYKTGYIKSKGLAGAMFWELSSDRNGTLLNKVYNDLK; from the coding sequence ATGCTTTCGAAACGAAGTGTTCTGTTTAAGGGGATTGTTCTTTGTTTGACAGCTTTACTGGTTCTCACACTTTATCCCGGTTTACAATCCGCCAGTGCTGCTTCATCCGGGCCTCCGGGAGCGGTTGTAATCAGCCACACTCACTGGAACAATGACGGCAATTACAAGATCGAACTGAACATGTGGTGGGGAAATAACGGAACATCCTGGAAACTGTATGAAAACGGGAAACTGGTCCATGAAGAAGAACTGAAGGACAACTCACCTCAAGCCCAGCATGCTTCCAAAGAATTTACCAAAAAATCCGGTGGAACGTATACGTATAAAGCGGAGCTGATTAACTCTTACGGAAGTGTGGAAAGTAATGAAGTGAAACTTCAGGTTCCCGGTGAAGGAGAGGTACCGGATGATGATGAACCACCCACCGCTCCACAAAACTTGAGTCTGGACAGTAAGACGGCCAATACAGTATCCCTGAAATGGGATGCATCCCAGGATAATATCGGTGTAACGGGATATAACGTCTATCGCAACGATGTCAAGATTGCGACGGTTCAAACAAATTCTTATAAAGATACCGGATTGAAAGCGGATACCGAATATGATTACTTCGTCGAATCCTTTGACGCGAAGGGGAATACTTCCAAGCCCAGCAACAAACTGGTGGTTCGCACCTCGAAAAATGGGGATGACGGAAACGAGGAACCGCGCCAAAAGGTCATTGCTTACTACCCCAGTTGGGCCACTTATGGCCGGGATTACCAGATAGCTGATATCGATGCAAGTAAAGTGACCCACATCAATTATGCCTTTTCCAATATTGCCAATGGAGAAATGGTACTGGGAGATTCCTATGCGGATACGGATAAGGCATTCCCTGGAGATTGTTGGGAACCGGGATGCAAACGGGGGAACTTCAATCAATTGAACAAATTGAAGCAGAAACATCCCCATGTGAAAACATTAATTTCGGTGGGGGGATGGACCTGGTCCAACAACTTTTCCGATGTGGCCCTGACGGATGCTTCCCGGACCAAATTTGCCGACAGTGCCGTTCGTTTTGTCCGGGAGTATGGATTTGACGGGGTGGACGTAGATTGGGAGTATCCGGTTGAAGGAGGATTGGTGGATGGACGGCCGGAAGATAAACAAAACTTTACCCTTTTGTTGAAAAAAATGAAAGAGAAACTGGATGATGCAGGAAAGGAAGATGGAAAAGATTATTTGCTCACCATTGCAACCGGAGCCAATCCCAAATATGTGCAAAACACAGAGTTGGACAAGGTCCAGGCTCAATTGGATTGGATCAATATTATGACCTATGACTTCCATGGAGGCTGGGACAAGGTAAGTGGTAACAATGCTCCTCTATACTTTGATCCGGATGATCCTTCATCCGCACCGGAAACTTCCAACGTGGACGCCGCGGTGGAGGGACACTTGAAAGCGGGTGTTCCCAAAGAAAAATTGATAATGGGGCTTCCTTTTTACGGAAGGGGATGGGACGGATGTGCAGAAGCCAATAACGGTCAGTATCAAGAGTGTTCCAATCCTGCGAGAGAGGGAACATGGGAGCCTGGAATATTTGACTTCTCTCATTTGGAGGAGGAGTATATCAATAAAAACGGATATACCCGCTACTGGAATGACAAGGCGAAGGTCCCCTATTTGTATAATCCAGCCACCAAAACATTCATTTCCTATGATGATGAGGAATCAATCGGGTACAAAACCGGATATATCAAGTCCAAAGGATTGGCGGGAGCTATGTTTTGGGAGTTAAGTTCAGATCGAAACGGTACATTATTGAACAAAGTGTATAACGATTTAAAATAG
- the dacB gene encoding D-alanyl-D-alanine carboxypeptidase/D-alanyl-D-alanine endopeptidase, which produces MIRCFGTTLLVFVLALSSFLPTSDANASDKLLDQTLKQLVEEVKQTPAGKGMSVGYQVISLEDGRVLAENQGNKTFVPGSVAKLWVQGAAMTYLPEDPGFETELYVRGTVRENGVLKGDVILKGKGDPALSVQQLEKLARSLSNQGIRRVAGNILVDDTLFDSVPLGNSWMWDLEPYPASAQIGALSVNGNTVEVSVIPGWKGQAPRIKIYPAPSYVKVINRAQTTFGKQESLSITRVRGKNEIVVTGTIGVHHRGVKVQRTVDDPGYFTGSVLKDLLKKQGIRFQSRSRLLRGKVGSRDKRIGTVPSLKRDPLLRHMVKQDDALYAEMLLKHLGVSEKKEGSEEEGISVLRSFAKEITGDDRTFRPKDGSGRSRMSVMAPAHMTNLLMAMDKHIARETFFSSFHKAGEEGSLKKRMKGTLAEDNLAGVTTSAKGISGLTGIVTGGSGERLAFSIMVNGVKEKQAAEQLEDRIGETLASYPKSAQIRDGLEVKEYPLSPVLDPLLDLPGYEGVMDGVVVQSVDTGKILYAKNPHTRMTPASNTKLFTAATALNTLGPQYRYKTSIYLTGPLQKGVVRGDIVIQGRGDPSMASKGSLQVQDGVIVENIARDLKDRGIRKVEGGIQVDSSAFSDDVYGKGWAWDDESEYYQPQITALSVNRGTVRFDYLPGKKEGDPIRLSLTPKTEYVKVLDQVVTGPAGSKNTLKIQRDRGKNVIRLTGSLPLDFEGDYTRVPVEQPHLYTGTVLKEAMEEEGIRFTSGKVKERRAETKLSPFASYQSEPLSEIVRYLNKVSDNFYAEMILKTVGLKVAGEGTAENGLDEIDRYMKKIGLPEYYDMKDGSGLTRYNLFTPLQLTSLLTAQSKASHFAAFYHSLPIAGVDGTLRNRMKETAAEGNLSGKTGSLTHVSSLAGYVRTKDGELLCFSIIMNGYTEKSERALQDQIGAALADFSEKTTKERGR; this is translated from the coding sequence ATGATTCGTTGTTTTGGCACGACCCTGTTGGTGTTCGTACTGGCTTTGTCAAGTTTCCTTCCGACTTCTGATGCAAATGCATCGGATAAACTTTTGGATCAGACGTTGAAACAATTGGTGGAAGAGGTGAAGCAAACCCCGGCAGGAAAAGGGATGTCAGTGGGATACCAGGTGATATCCCTGGAGGATGGTCGGGTGTTGGCGGAAAACCAAGGGAATAAGACATTTGTTCCGGGCTCTGTGGCGAAGCTGTGGGTTCAGGGAGCAGCCATGACATATTTGCCGGAAGATCCGGGATTTGAGACGGAGCTCTATGTCCGGGGTACTGTTCGTGAAAATGGTGTCCTGAAGGGGGATGTCATCCTGAAAGGGAAAGGAGATCCTGCTTTATCTGTTCAACAGCTGGAAAAGCTGGCTCGAAGTTTGTCGAATCAAGGAATTCGCAGGGTGGCGGGAAACATTTTGGTGGATGATACTCTTTTTGATTCAGTTCCCTTGGGAAACAGTTGGATGTGGGATTTGGAACCTTATCCAGCCAGTGCTCAAATTGGTGCTTTGTCTGTTAATGGTAACACAGTGGAAGTGAGTGTCATTCCCGGCTGGAAGGGACAAGCCCCCAGGATAAAAATCTATCCTGCTCCCTCTTATGTGAAGGTAATAAACCGGGCCCAAACAACTTTTGGAAAACAAGAGTCCCTTTCCATTACCCGGGTTCGTGGAAAAAATGAAATCGTGGTCACAGGAACCATTGGGGTCCATCACAGAGGTGTAAAGGTTCAACGTACTGTGGATGATCCAGGGTATTTTACAGGCTCTGTTTTGAAGGATCTGCTAAAAAAGCAGGGAATCCGATTTCAGTCCCGTTCCCGTTTGCTTCGTGGCAAAGTTGGTTCCCGTGACAAGCGGATCGGTACGGTGCCTTCGCTTAAACGGGATCCATTACTTCGGCATATGGTAAAGCAAGATGATGCGCTTTATGCGGAAATGTTGTTGAAACACTTGGGAGTCAGTGAGAAGAAAGAAGGGTCTGAAGAGGAAGGAATTTCCGTGTTACGTTCCTTTGCAAAGGAGATAACGGGTGACGACAGGACATTCCGGCCGAAGGATGGCTCGGGACGTTCCCGAATGAGCGTTATGGCTCCGGCTCATATGACGAATTTGTTAATGGCGATGGACAAGCATATTGCCAGAGAAACATTTTTTTCTTCCTTTCACAAGGCAGGGGAAGAAGGCTCTCTTAAGAAGCGAATGAAGGGGACACTGGCGGAGGATAATCTGGCGGGAGTTACCACATCCGCCAAGGGGATCAGTGGGCTGACGGGAATTGTAACGGGAGGATCGGGAGAACGGCTGGCTTTTTCCATTATGGTGAATGGAGTAAAGGAAAAACAGGCGGCTGAACAATTGGAAGACCGGATCGGAGAGACATTGGCTTCCTATCCAAAGTCGGCCCAGATTCGGGATGGACTTGAAGTAAAGGAGTATCCCTTGTCTCCGGTTCTGGATCCGTTGTTGGATTTACCAGGTTATGAGGGGGTTATGGATGGAGTTGTGGTGCAATCGGTGGACACGGGTAAAATTTTGTATGCAAAAAATCCCCATACCCGTATGACACCTGCTTCCAATACCAAACTTTTTACGGCGGCAACGGCTCTGAATACTTTGGGACCCCAATACAGGTATAAGACCAGTATTTATCTGACGGGTCCGCTGCAAAAGGGTGTTGTACGGGGTGATATAGTCATCCAAGGAAGGGGAGATCCATCCATGGCTTCAAAGGGATCTCTTCAAGTACAGGATGGAGTGATTGTGGAAAATATCGCCAGGGATTTGAAGGACAGGGGAATTCGGAAAGTTGAAGGTGGAATTCAGGTGGATTCCTCTGCCTTCTCGGATGATGTGTATGGAAAGGGCTGGGCCTGGGATGATGAAAGTGAGTACTACCAACCACAGATTACGGCTCTTTCCGTCAATCGGGGAACCGTACGTTTTGACTATCTTCCCGGTAAAAAGGAAGGAGATCCAATCCGGCTTTCCCTGACTCCGAAAACGGAATATGTCAAGGTGTTGGATCAAGTGGTTACGGGTCCTGCCGGCTCCAAAAACACATTGAAAATCCAACGGGACAGAGGAAAGAATGTGATCCGTCTCACAGGAAGCCTCCCCCTTGACTTTGAAGGAGATTATACCCGTGTGCCGGTGGAACAACCCCACCTCTATACCGGGACGGTTTTGAAGGAAGCGATGGAAGAGGAAGGGATTCGTTTCACTTCAGGAAAAGTAAAGGAAAGAAGAGCCGAAACAAAATTATCCCCGTTTGCTTCTTATCAATCGGAACCGTTGTCAGAGATTGTCCGCTATTTAAACAAAGTGAGTGACAATTTTTATGCGGAAATGATCCTGAAGACTGTGGGACTAAAAGTAGCCGGGGAAGGAACGGCGGAAAATGGATTGGATGAAATAGACCGTTACATGAAGAAAATCGGGTTGCCGGAATATTACGATATGAAGGATGGTTCCGGTTTGACCCGTTATAATCTGTTTACGCCGTTGCAATTAACTTCTTTGTTAACTGCACAGTCCAAGGCCTCACATTTTGCAGCATTTTACCATTCATTACCCATTGCCGGAGTGGATGGCACCTTAAGGAACCGAATGAAGGAAACAGCGGCGGAGGGGAATCTTAGCGGAAAAACCGGCTCTCTGACCCATGTCAGCTCCCTGGCGGGTTATGTACGAACCAAAGACGGTGAGTTGCTTTGCTTTTCCATCATCATGAATGGCTATACCGAAAAGTCGGAACGTGCACTTCAAGATCAAATCGGTGCTGCTTTGGCTGATTTTTCCGAAAAAACAACAAAGGAGAGAGGAAGATGA
- a CDS encoding family 10 glycosylhydrolase translates to MKSMGNLTWSPAFWDVSTLSSQGSAQQPKKEFRAYWADAFHDGFKTPEQVDQLIEDAKQSNVNALIVQVRRRGDAYFNKSLEPRTQDPSLQPGFDTLAYLLDKAHGSSPRIEVHAWLATLPIWNSLTPPVDSNHVFNQHGPSAEGKNYWLMDSYDGANRSGADYVLDPGHPDAVDYTVDQYVNVVRQYPVDGIHLDLVRYMGPEWGYNPTSLERYRKESGTTGKPRPDDPQWMDWRRKQVDHLMRKVYLESVALRPEVKVSAAVIAWGKGPSTLEEYRQSRPYTEVMQDWNGWLQEGIVDLVLPMNYDREHVPDQKQWYDQWIAWEKDNQHGRHIAAGPGIYLNSIEGSLAQIGRAQAPSEKGNHLTGVSLYCYAETDKDNLSRSLFIHALTQPNEYGKPVFTEPATPPEMEWKSQPTTGGMKGWVRDPSGLPLDGVKMTLKGRNHQTYRLESDGNGFFGKTELPPGQYIVKADNLQGTGSPIKVTSGKVTSMELQVKGR, encoded by the coding sequence ATGAAATCAATGGGAAACTTGACATGGAGTCCAGCTTTTTGGGATGTGTCCACGTTATCCTCCCAAGGGAGTGCCCAACAGCCAAAGAAAGAATTCCGCGCCTATTGGGCAGATGCTTTTCACGATGGTTTCAAAACACCGGAACAGGTGGATCAATTGATTGAAGATGCCAAACAGTCCAATGTTAATGCTCTGATTGTCCAAGTACGACGCCGGGGGGATGCATATTTCAATAAATCCTTGGAACCGCGAACGCAAGATCCGAGTTTACAGCCCGGTTTTGATACTCTGGCCTATCTGTTGGACAAAGCCCATGGCTCCAGTCCCCGAATTGAAGTGCATGCCTGGTTGGCTACGTTGCCGATTTGGAATTCCCTGACTCCTCCTGTAGATTCCAATCATGTGTTTAACCAACATGGTCCATCCGCGGAAGGAAAGAATTATTGGTTAATGGATTCCTATGATGGGGCAAACCGAAGTGGAGCGGATTATGTGCTGGATCCCGGTCATCCTGATGCCGTTGACTATACAGTGGATCAGTATGTCAACGTGGTTCGGCAATATCCGGTGGATGGCATCCATTTGGATCTGGTTCGATACATGGGACCGGAATGGGGATATAATCCAACCAGTTTGGAGCGGTATCGAAAGGAAAGCGGGACGACGGGAAAACCAAGGCCCGATGACCCCCAGTGGATGGATTGGCGTCGGAAACAGGTGGATCATTTGATGCGAAAAGTGTATTTGGAGTCTGTTGCTCTCCGACCAGAGGTGAAAGTATCAGCAGCTGTCATTGCTTGGGGGAAAGGCCCTTCTACCTTGGAGGAATATCGGCAATCCCGTCCTTATACGGAAGTGATGCAGGATTGGAACGGGTGGTTACAAGAAGGAATCGTGGACTTGGTCTTGCCGATGAACTATGATCGGGAACATGTACCGGATCAGAAACAATGGTACGATCAATGGATTGCCTGGGAAAAGGATAACCAGCATGGTCGGCATATAGCCGCCGGTCCGGGAATCTATCTAAACTCCATTGAAGGTAGTTTGGCCCAGATTGGCAGAGCCCAGGCTCCATCGGAAAAGGGGAATCATCTGACTGGGGTCAGTTTGTACTGTTATGCAGAAACTGACAAGGATAACCTGTCCCGAAGCCTTTTCATTCATGCCCTGACTCAACCGAATGAATACGGTAAGCCGGTCTTTACAGAACCGGCAACTCCCCCGGAAATGGAGTGGAAATCCCAGCCAACTACTGGGGGTATGAAAGGATGGGTACGGGATCCTTCCGGCTTACCCCTGGACGGAGTAAAGATGACGCTTAAGGGAAGGAATCATCAGACGTACAGGTTGGAGAGTGACGGAAACGGATTTTTTGGGAAAACCGAATTGCCTCCAGGACAATATATTGTCAAAGCGGATAATCTCCAGGGGACCGGGAGCCCGATTAAGGTAACTTCAGGCAAGGTGACGAGCATGGAGCTGCAGGTGAAAGGGAGGTAG
- the cudC gene encoding choline uptake/conversion transcriptional regulator CudC has product MSSNMDRLEDARRDYIESVAETMEMYGLSPSMGRLFGIMFFHDGPLTLDEMRNFTGMSKTSMSTGVRALSNLKLVQKKWKKGVRKDLYEAEHDQFRSFVDFFAHLWEKEIELNQKTLIKTEKKLKQLIEDPDTSLEVAEQAQADLDRLAQAKCYYAWLRDMVEAFETGKIFSYVPIPEDTTPTTKRE; this is encoded by the coding sequence ATGTCCTCAAACATGGATCGTTTGGAAGATGCACGACGGGATTATATCGAATCCGTCGCCGAGACAATGGAAATGTACGGCCTCAGTCCATCTATGGGACGCCTGTTTGGAATTATGTTTTTCCATGACGGTCCCTTAACTTTGGATGAGATGCGCAACTTCACTGGAATGAGCAAAACCAGTATGAGCACCGGTGTCCGGGCATTATCCAACTTAAAATTGGTCCAGAAGAAATGGAAAAAGGGAGTCCGTAAGGATCTCTATGAAGCGGAGCATGATCAGTTCCGATCCTTTGTCGATTTCTTCGCCCACCTATGGGAGAAGGAAATCGAATTGAACCAAAAAACACTGATTAAAACGGAAAAAAAGCTGAAACAACTCATTGAGGATCCGGACACTTCACTGGAGGTAGCAGAACAGGCTCAAGCTGACCTGGACAGATTGGCCCAGGCTAAATGTTACTATGCATGGTTACGTGACATGGTTGAAGCTTTTGAGACTGGAAAAATATTCTCCTATGTACCCATTCCCGAAGATACAACACCCACAACCAAGAGGGAGTGA
- a CDS encoding carbon-nitrogen family hydrolase has protein sequence MRIAAIQMDVAFGQPKKNQLQVENKVKQAVQREGAKVVVLPELWNTGFDLARLEEIADRGELVPWLSQLALRYEIFLVAGSIAEIEGSACYNTCYVFAPDGSQLFRYRKLHLFRLMKEEQFLSPGDQGAKSFSLGQHQAGSIICYDVRFPEMARSLALDGAALMFVPAQWPHPRLNHWRILNQARAVENQMFVVAVNRVGQGGKDQFFGHSMIVDPWGNILAEGTEEEEIITVDVDLGEVERIRNQIPVFKDRVPSCYRL, from the coding sequence ATGCGAATTGCGGCCATTCAGATGGATGTTGCTTTCGGTCAGCCCAAAAAGAATCAGCTGCAGGTGGAAAACAAGGTGAAACAAGCGGTACAGAGGGAAGGGGCGAAGGTGGTTGTTCTGCCGGAGCTGTGGAATACCGGTTTTGATTTGGCCCGGCTGGAAGAAATCGCAGATCGGGGAGAACTTGTCCCCTGGCTGTCCCAATTGGCTTTACGGTATGAAATTTTTTTGGTGGCAGGTTCCATTGCGGAGATAGAGGGATCTGCGTGCTATAATACTTGTTATGTTTTTGCACCGGACGGGTCACAATTGTTTCGCTATCGCAAGCTTCATTTGTTTCGTTTGATGAAGGAGGAACAGTTTTTATCCCCAGGAGATCAGGGAGCCAAGTCTTTTTCTCTTGGCCAACATCAGGCGGGGTCCATTATTTGTTATGATGTCCGCTTTCCTGAAATGGCTCGTTCCTTGGCCTTGGATGGGGCCGCATTGATGTTTGTTCCGGCCCAGTGGCCTCATCCCAGATTGAACCATTGGCGGATATTGAACCAGGCACGGGCGGTTGAAAATCAAATGTTTGTGGTGGCTGTCAATCGGGTCGGTCAGGGTGGAAAGGATCAGTTTTTCGGTCACTCGATGATAGTTGACCCGTGGGGGAACATTTTGGCGGAGGGAACGGAAGAGGAGGAAATCATTACGGTGGATGTGGACTTGGGTGAAGTGGAAAGGATTCGCAATCAAATTCCTGTCTTTAAGGACCGGGTTCCAAGTTGCTATCGTTTATAA